The genome window AAATTCTGAAGGATTTTTTATTTATTTCTTTTTCAATTTTACGGTGAAATGTCTTAAAATTTCAGATTCCCACGAAATTTCATAACCTGAATTAATCTCATTTCGTCGATCAAAAATATTTTTCAACGCAACCGCGATATAATCCATATGACTTTGGAAATAAGTTCTTCTTGGAATTGCCAAACGCAGTAATTCTAATTTTGGATAACGATTTTCTCTCGTTTCAGGATCACGATCTGCCAAAATAGTTCCGATTTCTACACCACGAATTCCAGCTTCTTTGTACAATTCAATTCCCAAAGTTTGTGCAGGAAATTCTTCGCGCGTTACATTTGGTAAAAACTTTACAGCATCAACAAAGATGGCGTGTCCACCGATTGGTTGCTGAATTGGAATTCCAAATTCAATTAATTTATTCCCTAAATATTCAATTTGTTTGATACGTGATTGTAAATAAGAATATTCTGTCGATTCTTGCAAACCTTGTGCTAACGCAGCTAAATCGCGTCCAGCTAAACCGCCATAGCTTAAATATCCTTCGTATATAATTCCGAAATTCCCACAAATTTTATATAGCTCTTCATTATTCAGTGCAATAAATCCACCAATATTTACCAAACCATCTTTTTTCGCAGACATCGTCATTCCATCTCCATAAGAAAACATTTCTAAAACAATTTCTTTAATCGTTTTCGTTTTAAATTCTTCTTCTCTTTCTTTGATGAAATAAGCATTTTCAGCAAAACGAGCGCCATCAAAAAAGACTGGAATTCCATATTGATTAGACAATTCACGAACTTGACGAATATTTTCGATTGATACAGGTTGACCGCCAGAAGAATTACATGTAACAGTGATTAATGTAAATGGAATTTGTTCTTTTCCGTATTCTTTGTAGACATTTTCTAACTTTTGCAAATCGATATTTCCTTTGAAAGGATGAATCAATTCGCTGTCAAAAGCCTCATCAATAGTACAATCAATGGCGTGAGCTTTTCTAAATTCAATATGACCTTTTGTTGTATCAAAATGCGAGTTCCCAGGAACAACATGACCTTCTTTTACAAGAGCTGAAAACAATACATTTTCCGCTGCACGACCTTGATGCGTAGGTAAAAGAAACTCAAATCCAGTAATGGTATTGATGGTTTCTTTCAGTTTTAAGAAAGATTGAGAACCAGCATAGCTTTCGTCTCCAGTCATCATTGCAGACCACTGTTTGTCTGACATTGCTCCAGTTCCCGAATCAGTTAATAAATCAATAAATACTTTGTGGCTTTCTAGGTTAAATAGGTTGTAATCTTTTTCTTCGATCCACTTTTCGCGTTCTTCTCGAGTAGATTGATAAATTTCTTCGACCATTTTTATGCGAAATGGTTCGGCAAAAGGTAATTCCATTTTTCTTGTGTTTAATGTAAAACTAAGAAACCTTTAGAATATTATCAATTATTAATTGAAAATCATAAAAAAATCCTCTATCAAAAAGATAAAGGATTAAAAATTTTCTATAGCTCGTGTTAGTCAATAACAGGAACTGGTCGTTTGTTTTCGTTAATTGCAACTAATGTAAACGTTCCAGAAATCGCTTTATCACGTCCGTCACGATACATACTTTCGATAAAAACATCAATTTGTACATCCAAACTTGAGCGTCCTACACGTACTACTTTTCCTACCATTTCTACGATAGTTCCTGCAGGAATTGAATGTTTAAAATCAATTTTGTCACTACTTACTGTAACAATAGGTTTGCGACAAAAACGAGTTGCTGTCATAAAAGCAATTTCATCCATCAAATACATTACTGATCCTCCAAACATTGTGTTGTGGTGGTTTGTATCTCCAGGAAAAACAGCTTTGAAAATACGAGTTTCAGAATTGATGATACGTTGTTCAATCAACTCTTCTCTTGGTGTTTTTTCCACTTCCATTATCATATATTTACACGTTACTTTTCTTAATTAATTTTTGAGTTGATAATGTTTTTTTGTGGTGGTTTGATGATTTCATAGAACATAATTTTTACTTTTTTCGCGAAAGTTTTTGGTTAATTATTAACTCAATTTAGTGGCATTCTGACTTGTCAAAAATATTGATTTACAGTTGCGCGACAGTTCGTGATTTGCACACGATTCCCCATTAAGTTGAGCACGAATTTGATGCAAATATAAATTAGAAAAATGAAAATTTGCAGATTTATTGTGCCGAATTCGTTGGTTTGGAATAATTCGTGTAAATTCATTTTTCCGAATTTTTAATGAAGTAAGAAATAAGAATGAAAATAAAACCAATCAAAGATTTAGTTCATAATCTATCAGAATGGAATGAATTAATTTCTCAAACCAAAGATTTAACCGATAAAGTAGTTCAAGATGTTAATTTTTTGCGTCAAGAAATTAATTGGGAAGAGTATAATTTATGCAATACATCTTTTTTGGGTTGTAAGTTTAAACAACATGAAGCAATCTATTTAATAGAAAAAGGAGCATTCGTTTATCCAAAATTTGAATCAGTTCCCTATAATCCATATCGTGGAAAATTGTATACTTGGCAAGAGTTGATGGAAGGTTATGATCCGGATAATGACCAAAGTATAGATCTTAAAATTTATAAACATTTCAAAAAACATAAATATAATCCGTCTGTTTCAGAAGCTTTGGCGCAACGTTTACACGATTTGTCTATTGATGATGGTTTGCGTCGAATTTTGGAATATGACGATAATGGAATGACGAAGAAAAAAGTGGTTGGCTTTATGGGTGGACATTCTACTGCGCGCAATTCGGAGTTTTATAATGAAACCGCAAAAGCGGCGAAATTAGCTACTGAAAAAGGTTATTTTGTTGTTTCTGGTGGAGGTCCTGGAATTATGGAAGCCGCTAATTTAGGAGCTTATATGGCAAATTATTCGGATGAAGATTTGATGAATGCGATTAATATTTTGGCTGATTTAGATTTTATTGATGAAGATAAAACTGAATATTTGGCGAAGAATTTTATGACGAATGCTAAAAAAGTTTTAGAAATCTATCCAAATGGAGCAGAAAGTTTAGCAATTCCAACATGGTTTTATGGTCACGAACCGAGTAATTTATTTGCAACGAATATTGCGAAATATTTTTCTAATAGTATTCGAGAAGATATGTTGCTAACAATTAGTTTGTTCGGGTTGGTTTATGCGCCTGGAAGTGCTGGAACAACACAAGAAATTTTTCAGGAAGCAGCGCAAAATCATTATGGAACTTCAGGATATTATAGTCCAATGATTTTTTTGAGTAAGAAAAGATATGTAGAAGATACGGCGATTTATTCGGTTTTGCATCAATTAGCAATAGGAAAAGCATATAAGGAGTTACTATTTTTAACAGATAGTGCTGATTTAGCAATCGATTTTATCGAAAATCATCCACCAATTAAAGTTAATTAAAAAATAATTTAAAATATTTAAAATCGCGTAAATCACTTTATTATAGTAATTTATGTGGTTTTTATTTGTTTTTTGTCCGAATAAAATAAAATAATTTCGAATAATGTTTGGTATTTTAAATAATGAACGTATATTTGCAGTCCAATAACGCGAGATGGAGCAGTAGGTAGCTCGTCGGGCTCATAACCCGAAGGTCACAGGTTCGAGTCCTGTTCTCGCTACTAAATCGCGAGGTGGAGCAGTAGGTAGCTCGTCGGGCTCATAACCCGAAGGTCATCGGTTCGAGTCCGGTCCTCGCTACTACAAAGAGAGTTTCTAACAAGAAGCTCTCTTTTTTTATGTCTTTAACTGAAAATTAAGATTGGATAAACTATTTTTGCATCATGAATTTAGAAGAATACAAAAAACAATATAAATCAGATCAAGCAGTTGGTGCAATAGCGATCGAAAATCGCTTAAGAGAGGTCTATGGGACTTTAGAGCCTCGTTTTTATTCGCCACAAGTGATGTCTTTTCAAGGAGGAGATGATCCAATTGATGGCGTTGCGGTTTTTGATGTCAATGGTTATTATCATTTGGTGAGTTACGGAATGTCGCATTTATACTATTCTGAGGAAAGTGTAGGAGCGGATTTTAGTAAATGGGGATTTGAGTTTTCTTTCCGTGTGAAACCTGTTAAAGATGATAATGGTGAAGATCCTTTTTGGGTGGTTCAATTAATGAATAATTTGGGACGTTTTGTGAATGAAACAAAAGTTTGGTTTGATGAATACCAATTTTTGCCTTTAGGCGGTCCAATTCGTACAGATTCGGAAACGGACATTGTTGGTTTGGCTTTTATCAAGGATGATGATTTAGATGAAATTGATACGCCGCATGGAAAAGTTACATTTATACAAATGATTGGTTTGAATTCGGAACAATTGAAAAGATTGGAAGATAATTCAACCAAAGAAGAAATAATGTCAGTGATAGCTGAAATAAAGTCAGTTAATCCAAAATTTGTGTGTGAATTATAGTAGAATTTCTAAAATAAAACATATTTGCGTTAACCTATTTCTTAAATTATGTTAAATGTAAAAAACAGATTGTCAGTATTTTAAACTTGGTATTTGTTTTGATTATATCTAAATGTTAGTAGCACTAACAGTAGAATAAATTTTTCATAGGTTAGGTTAATAATTAGTAAAGCTAATTATGAAGCACTTCTTCGGAAGTGCTTTTTTTAGTATATTTAAGAAGAAAAAATAAAGATGTTTAAAAATTTATTCAACCGAAATAAAAATCAATCAAATAACAAAGAAGAATCAAAAACAATGACTTTCGAAGAAATTATTAATTCAGATAAACCAGTTTTGTTAGATTTTTTTGCAACTTGGTGTGGTCCTTGTCAAATGATGGGTCCAGTTTTGCAACAAGTGAAAGAAGAATTGGGAGATGATGTCAAAATCCTAAAAGTGGATGTTGATAAATATCAAGATTTAGCTGCACGATATCAAGTGCAAGGAGTTCCGACTTTTGCCATTTTCAAAAATGGTGAATTATTATGGAAACAAAGTGGAGCACGACCAAAAGAACAATTGGTTACAGAAATCAAAAAATATATTTAAAAATAGGTTTGCTTTGCAACCAAAGTCGATTAAAAAATCCGCTCATTGAGCGGATTTTTTGTTTCTTCTTATAAAGAATTTTTCTTTTTATTTTCTTTTACAATTCGATAAGCGATGTAAAGGAAGATCAACCAAACTGGAATTAATTCCACTGAAATTTTAAGTCCTGTAAACCACATAATTACTAAAATTCCAAATAAGAAAATTAGACAAATGTAATTACTGATAGGATACAAGAAAGATGGAAATAATGTTTTTGTGTTCTCTAAATTCTTTTGTTTTCTGTATTTAAGATGTGTTATCGAAATCATAATCCAGTTAATTACTAACGAAGAAACCACTAAAGACATCAATACATGGAAGGCGTTTTCTGGAATTATTTTATTAATCAAAATACAAATTGCAGCGAAAAAAGATGAAACTAAAATCGCCATAACAGGCACGTGATTTTTGTTTAATTTTTTCAAGAATTTAGGTGCATTTCCTTGCTCTGCCAAACCATACAACATTCTACTATTACTGTAAACAGAGCTGTTGTAAACTGATAAAGCCGCTGTCAAAACGATAATATTTAGTGCGTTTGCAATTAATTTTGAAAAATCAATCGTGTTACCAAAAATATTTAGTTTCAAATGATTCAAATTCTCAAAAACCATCACAAAAGGACTACTTTTATCCGTGATCGTTTCCCAAGGCGCCAACGAAAATAAGATAATTAATGCTCCAACATAGAAGATTAAAATTCTATAAATTACTTGATTGGTTGCTTTTGGAATTGTTTTTTCTGGATTTTTAGCTTCAGCAGCTGTGATTCCAATCAATTCTAAACCTCCAAAAGAGAACATAATAAGAGCCATTGCGGCAAATAATCCGCTAAAACCACCTTCACTATTACCAGATAACCAACCTTTAGGGAAAAAACCTCCATTGTTCCAAAGGTTTTGTATTGTTGCTTGTTCACCTCCAGTTCCGCTTATTAACAGATAAGCTCCAAAAATAATCATTGCAATAATCGCAATTACTTTGATGATAGAAAACCAAAATTCAGCTTCACCAAACATTTTTACAGATCCTAAATTCAATGCATTAATTATAATAAAAAAGAACAAACTTGAAGCCCATAATGGGATTTCTGGCCACCAAAATTGTACATAAATTCCGATTGCAGTCAACTCAGACATACTTACCAAAACATAAAGAATCCAATAATTCCAACCAGAAGCAAATCCAGCAAAAGATCCCCAATATTTATATGCAAAATGACTAAAACTTCCTGAAACAGGTTCGTTTACAACCATTTCTCCTAATTGACGCATGATGAAGAAGGCTATGATTCCTGCAATTGCATAACCTAAAATAACAGATGGTCCAGCTAAAACAGCAGCGGGTCCAATTCCTAAAAACAAACCAGTTCCAATCGCGCCACCTAAAGCAATCAATTGAATATGTCGGTTTGTAAGACCTCTTTGCAATTCTTTTTCCTCGGTATTTTTTATTTGACTCACGTGTGATGTATTAATTTGTTAAATATATGTAAAAACTATTTTTAAAAAGAACAATTTGAAGAATTGTCTTGTTTGAATTAATATTAAGAAAATGATTTGTAACGCTTTTTTATTCATGTTAAATCATCTAAAACTTGAAAAAATATTCAATAAAATTTCTAATTTTATAAAAATCAACCTTATGAAAAAACTACTTTTTACTTTTCTATTGACTCTATTTACCTCTGTTCAACTTTTTGCAGATGGTCCTTTTTTATATTCTTTGCCTTTTGGTTCGAGGGCTTATCTTGATGATACGATTTTAGAAAAAACGAAAGAAAAAGGAATTGATTATTCTACTTTCGAAAAATATTTGTTGGATAATAATATCGAATTAGGTAAGAAAGTTGGACTTCTTTCTGAACTCGAAGTTTATTTTGTGTTGAATGATAATCAAAAATCATATTTTGTTGACTATAAAGAGAAATTTAAAAAATCTGTTGGAAAGAAATTTGGAACGAAAACTCCACTTAACGAACGATTTTTAATTGCGTTGATGGATGATTGCGATACAGAATCTCCTAAAGTAGAAGTATATCAAAAATTTGTTGATGAAAATCCACAAAGTAAAACGATGCAATTTGTGAATGTTTTTGCTTATAATTTTAATCTTATTTGGGATATTGATAAAAAAGATTATTCTTCTATGAATGATTTTAAAGAGAAATACCAAGATAATTGTTTGCAAAATTTTGAGAGTTTCAACAATGATACTTCTGCCGATATTTTTTCTGAACTTGAGGAGATAATTACGTTAGGTTATAATTGCGATTATGCTTTGAAATGTCTTGCTCCAGCAAATAATCGATTGGATGTTTTGAATCAAAAAACAGAATTTATTTTAAATAAAATTGCAAATGCAGAACCAATTCCAAGAATGGTTGTAACGCAAAATGCTTCTCAAATTGGATTGTCGGCTTATGAATGGTTGGGCGAGGAAATGAAGTTAATTTCTAGCTTGAAAATTTCGGATGAAGAGAAAACTCTTGTGAATTATTTTGCCGTAAATGAAACATACAATTATATCAATCATGTCAACAATCTATATGTTTTATTTGAAGCGATTCAGAAAACGCCTTCACAATTAGCGAAATCTGCGAATAATAAATCTGTTGAAAAAATTGCTGCAAAAGATGATTGGAAGAAAATAAATCAATTGTATGATGTATTGAAAAAGAATTTTCAAAAAGACAATGAAATAGCTGTAGGTTCTAGCTCAAATCTTGATGATTTGCGTAATTTGATTTATTATTTGTATCTCAATCCAAAAGAATTGTCAAAAGTTTATCAAAACTAATTATAACCGAAATATTAAATTTTTTCAAAGACTTAAATTCGTAAATGTTGTAGATTTTATTTTAAATTTATCTTCTAAATAACAAAAAAATGAAATCAATTTATTTTCTTGGATTGGGAGCTTTAGGAGCAAAATATGCAGCGAGTTTTTATGAATATAATCCAGAAATTGTAAGTGTAATTGTAGATGAGGAGCGAAAAAATCGATACGAAAAATCGCAAATTTTTGTGAATGATAAAGCGTATGATTTTAATTATGTCACAAAAATCGAGGAGAATAATTATCCAGATTATATATTTTTAGTCGTTAAAAGTTCGCATTTACAGCAAGCGATAGAAGATATGAGGCCTTTTGTTGGTGAAAACACAATGATTGTAAGTTTGATGAACGGAATTTCTTCTGAACGTGTTTTGGCAGATCATTTTGGATGGGATCGTGTGGTGAATGCAGTTGCATATATGGATGCTGTAAAAGTTGATAATCGCGTGACGTTTTCGAGTATAGGAAAAATTATTTTTGGGAAAATGGATTCAATTAATCATGATAAATTAGTCGATTTACATGAATTGATGAATGTTGCTGAAATTCCAAATCAATTATCGGATGATATTCAGAAAGCGCAGTGGGCGAAATATTTGGTAAATGTTGTCGGAAATCAATTGACATTTTTGTTGGAGTTTCCATATGGACAATTTCGTACCAATCAACATCTCGAGGTTTTAATGGATATGATTTCTAATGAAGTTCTTGCAGTTGGGAATGCACATGGAGTTGCAATTGGTCAAGAAGAAGTGGATCGAATGAAATCTACAATGAAAATTGTGGATGAGTTTGGTAAAACTTCGATGTTACAAGATCGCGAAGCAAAAAGATATTCGGAAGTGGATGAATTTGCAGGCGAAATTATCAGTTTAGGAAAACAATATAATATTCCGACACCTTACAATGAATTCATTTATAATATGGTAAAATCAATTGAAGAAACATATTAAGAAATAGTCATAAAGTCATTCAAGTTTGGATGACTTTTTTATTTGAAATCGATTGCTTTTGGATAAGCAACTTTCTGAATAATATAAATCGATAACATAAAAAATATACTCATAATTAATGTTGCAACAGGTAAATATTTTATCGAGTCAGAAGGTAAAATCATTGGTAAAATAACCATTGCAAAAGCAGGAGGTAAGCGTAAATCTGTTAATTTCAAAATAAACATTACGATAATCAAATCGATCAAGCCAATGATTAACCAATTATCAAGATAATGCATCGTCAAACAACCAGCCATTGTAGCCATAAACATTACAAGAATACGTTTTAGACGTACAGTTAATTTTAATGTTGGGTTATTTAAAGATTCAAAAGAAATTACGATAATAGGAGGAATAGCAGAGAAGTGTGCAAAACCGCTAAAATAACAAGCTGCAAACCAAACTACACATAATCCGATTAACCATCTGTTATGGCTTGTATAAATCATTGGAATCGCATTTTCAGTTGGTTTTAGTTTGAATATTTTTATTGATAGAAAAAGTAACAAGACAAATAGAAATATCGCATATAGAAATACAAAAGATTCTGCATTTGTAACAATTGGTAATAATCCCGTAGCTAATGCTGGTGCAAGTTGACTTTTAAAAATTTTCAAGACAATTAACATCGCAACTAATACCAATGCTAATTTGAGTGATAATATAATTGGTAAAAAATTAATTCCAAATCCTAAAATAGCAGTTATGGATGGAAGTAAAAAAATATGAAATGGTCGTTGTAGCCATTTATTTTCTCGAAACGTTAAAATTCCGACAGATAATGCAGCAACTTCTGGTAAAATAATTTCTTTATCATCATAAATCATTGCCGCTCCAATCATGATTAAAATAAATAGAAAAGCAACGGAGTATGAGATAAAAGATTCTTTATTACCTAAGATAGATTTCATGAAATAAATGTATAAAAAAAACCTTTGCAAATATACAAAGGTTTTTGTCGGGGTGGCAGGATTCGAACCTGCGACCTCCTGCTCCCAAAGCAGGCGCGATGACCGGGCTACGCTACACCCCGATTCGGTCATTCAAAAAAAATGCGGAGAGACAGGGACTCGAACCCTGGCATCGGTTTCCCGATGACAGATTAGCAATCTGCTCCATTACCGCTCTGGCACCTCTCCTGGTTTTTAATAAAACGTGTGATCCAGTCAGGATTCGAACCTGAGACCTACTGCTTAGAAGGCAGTTGCTCTATCCAGCTGAGCTACTGGACCGATCCAAAAATTCATTGAATTTTGTCGGGGTGGCAGGATTCGAACCTGCGACCTCCTGCTCCCAAAGCAGGCGCGATGACCGGGCTACGCTACACCCCGATTCGGTCATTCTTTACGATAAATCTTTCTATTTTCGGATGAAAATTTTGTCGGGGTGGCAGGATTCGAACCTGCGACCTCCTGCTCCCAAAGCAGGCGCGATGACCGGGCTACGCTACACCCCGATAGATTTCATTATCGTGGGTGCAAATGTAAGGTGATTTTTGAAAATTAACCAAATATTTTTAAGAATATTTTTCGGAAACTTTCATATATGTTTCTAAATCTTTATCTCCTCTTCCTGAAAGGTTCAGAACCACAATGTCTTGCGGTTTAAAATTAATTTTTTCTAAAGCAGCTAAAGCATGAGAAGATTCTAATGCAGGAATGATTCCTTCCTCTTTTGTCAACATAAAAGCTGCTTCCAAGGCTTCATCATCTGTTGCATTTAAGAATTCTGCACGTCCAGTTTTGAACAAATGCGCATGTAAAGGACCAACTCCAGGATAGTCTAATCCAGCCGAAATTGAATAAGGTTCGACAATTTGTCCATCTTTATCTTGCATCAATAATGTTCGGCTTCCATGAATAATTCCTTCCGTTCCTTTGATCGTTGTAGCAGCAGTTTCTCCAGATTCTACGCCCAAACCTGCCGCTTCAACCGCGATTAATTTGACAGAATCATCATTTAAAAAATGATAAAAAGCTCCCGCAGCATTACTTCCGCCACCAACACAAGCAATCACGTAATCAGGATTTTCTTTCCCATATTTCTCTTTCATTTGTGCTTTAATTTCTTCCGAAATAATCGCTTGGAATTTTGTTACCATTGCAGGATAAGGATGAGGTCCAACGACAGAACCAATGATGTAAAAAGTTTCAGGATTATTAATCCAATAACGAATCGCTTCGTTCGTAGCATCTTTCAGAGTTTTACTACCTGATGTTGCTGGAATAACTTCTGCACCTAACATTTTCATTCGCGCAACATTTGGTGCTTGACGAGCAATGTCAATTTCTCCCATAAAAACGATACATTCTAATCCCATCAACGCACAGACTGTTGCAGTTGCAACACCGTGTTGTCCAGCGCCAGTTTCGGCAATAATTTTGGTTTTACCCATTCGTTTTGCTAAAAGTGCCTGACCAATCGCATTATTGATTTTATGCGCTCCTGTATGATTCAAATCTTCACGCTTTAATAAAATATTGGTGTTATATTTTTTTGAAAGATTTGGTGCAAAATACAATGGACTTGGTCGACCAACGTAATCTTTTAATAACAAATTAAATTCGTTTTTGAATTCGTCTGTATCGGTATATTTTGCTAAAGCTTCTGATAATTCTTCACAATTATGATGTAATAATTCTGGAATAAATGCTCCTCCAAATTCACCATAAAAACCTCTTTCGTCAACTTCGTATTTCATTTTGTTTATTTTTTAATTTTGTTCAATTCGTCCATCAATTGTATCGATAAACTGTTTTACTTCGTCAGTTTTTTTAATTCCTGGTGCTAACTCAAAACCACTATTGATATCAAATCCAATACATCTAGGATGTTGAAAATTTTTCAAGATAAATGCATCTTCCAATGTTATTCCTCCACTTAATAAAAAGGGTGTTGATAACTCATAGTTTGTTAATAATTGCCAATCAAATTTCTTTCCAGCTCCACCGTAATTACTTGATTTTGTGTCAAAAACAAAACTATCAACAACTTGTTGATAAGTGGTTAATTGTTGAAAATCTTCAATTGATTTTATACCAACAGCTTTCCAAATTTTAAAGTCTAAAAAGCTTTCATCAGTTAATAATTGTTGATGTTTTTGGTTGATTAATTCTTTACAAAAATCTGCTGTTTCATCTCCATGTAATTGCACAACATCTAATTTATATTGTTCAACTTTTTCAAGAATATTTTCGATGGATTCATTCACGAAAACACCAACTTTTTCTGCATTTGGAAAAATTTCAAAAATAGATTCATCTTCTACAAATCGTTTTGATTTTGGATAGAAAATAAAGCCAACATAATCGGGTTCGATTGCTGCAATTTCTTTGAAATTTTCGATGTTATTGTTTCCGCAAACTTTTATTTGAAAACGTTTCATTTCGATTCTTTTACAAATTGTTCAAATGCTTCGGTCGGATTTTCAGCTTTCATAAAATTTTCACCAATCAAAAATGCCTGAAATCCAGCTTGTCTTAATTCTTTTACTGTTTTAGGATCAGAAATTCCGCTTTCAGCAACTTTGATTAAATCGGTTGGTAATTGTTTCAAAATCTGTTTTGATTTTTCGATATCAACTTCAAAATTTTTCAAATTACGGTTGTTAATTCCAATCAAATCGATGAATTCATTTACTTTTTCCAATTGATCTTCCGAATGTAATTCTAACAAAACTTCCAAACCAATTTCTTTTGCTGTTTTCGCTAAATGATACACTTCATCTTTCGTCAAACATTCTGCAATCAACAACATCAAATCCGCACCAATTGCTTTGGTTTCGTAAACTTGAAATTCATCAACAATAAAATCTTTGCGCAAAACTGGAATATTTAAAACTTCTTTTGCTTGTTGTAAATCATCAAAACTTCCTCCAAAAAATTCTTCATCTGTCAAAACAGAAATCACAGAAGCACCATATTTTTCGTAACCCGAAACAACTTCTTTTACGTTTGCATCTTTGTTAATAAAACCTTTTGAAGGTGATTTTCGCTTAAACTCTGCAATAATTCCAGATTTTGATTTATCTAAAATTGAAGCTTTTGCAGATTTTACAGGAAGCAAGAAATTTTCTGAATTTTTAAAACTTTCGATTGATTGAGTTTTCTGTTTTTCTAAAATTTCAACACGTTTTTGCGCGACAATTTCGTCTAATATCGTTTTCATGGTTTCATTAATTTTTGGAATACATTTAATGCTTTTTTACTATCTAAACTTTCGTTTGCAATCGCTACACATTCTATTAAATCTTTGGTTGGATAAATTGTTTTAAGCGCTAAAGCAGCATTTGCTAACACAACTTCTTTTTGTGCTTGAGTTGAATTTCCTTCTAAAACACTCAAAAATATTTTAGAATTTTCTTCGATTGATTTTCCGCCTTTTATCTCATCTGGTTGAAGAATACTTAAACCAAAATCTTTACTTTCTAAAACAAATTCACCTGAATTATTGTACACTTTTGTAGGCGAAGTCAACGAAATTTCGTCATAACCAGCCAACGCAGTCGAAATCGAATATTTCACACCCGAATTTTGCATCACATAATGGTATAATCGCGCAGTTTTTACATCATACGTTCCTAAATTTTGAAATTCTGGTTGAACTGGATTCACCAAAGGTCCCATTA of Empedobacter falsenii contains these proteins:
- a CDS encoding tryptophanase, encoding MELPFAEPFRIKMVEEIYQSTREEREKWIEEKDYNLFNLESHKVFIDLLTDSGTGAMSDKQWSAMMTGDESYAGSQSFLKLKETINTITGFEFLLPTHQGRAAENVLFSALVKEGHVVPGNSHFDTTKGHIEFRKAHAIDCTIDEAFDSELIHPFKGNIDLQKLENVYKEYGKEQIPFTLITVTCNSSGGQPVSIENIRQVRELSNQYGIPVFFDGARFAENAYFIKEREEEFKTKTIKEIVLEMFSYGDGMTMSAKKDGLVNIGGFIALNNEELYKICGNFGIIYEGYLSYGGLAGRDLAALAQGLQESTEYSYLQSRIKQIEYLGNKLIEFGIPIQQPIGGHAIFVDAVKFLPNVTREEFPAQTLGIELYKEAGIRGVEIGTILADRDPETRENRYPKLELLRLAIPRRTYFQSHMDYIAVALKNIFDRRNEINSGYEISWESEILRHFTVKLKKK
- a CDS encoding acyl-CoA thioesterase, with amino-acid sequence MEVEKTPREELIEQRIINSETRIFKAVFPGDTNHHNTMFGGSVMYLMDEIAFMTATRFCRKPIVTVSSDKIDFKHSIPAGTIVEMVGKVVRVGRSSLDVQIDVFIESMYRDGRDKAISGTFTLVAINENKRPVPVID
- a CDS encoding LOG family protein, coding for MKIKPIKDLVHNLSEWNELISQTKDLTDKVVQDVNFLRQEINWEEYNLCNTSFLGCKFKQHEAIYLIEKGAFVYPKFESVPYNPYRGKLYTWQELMEGYDPDNDQSIDLKIYKHFKKHKYNPSVSEALAQRLHDLSIDDGLRRILEYDDNGMTKKKVVGFMGGHSTARNSEFYNETAKAAKLATEKGYFVVSGGGPGIMEAANLGAYMANYSDEDLMNAINILADLDFIDEDKTEYLAKNFMTNAKKVLEIYPNGAESLAIPTWFYGHEPSNLFATNIAKYFSNSIREDMLLTISLFGLVYAPGSAGTTQEIFQEAAQNHYGTSGYYSPMIFLSKKRYVEDTAIYSVLHQLAIGKAYKELLFLTDSADLAIDFIENHPPIKVN
- a CDS encoding suppressor of fused domain protein, with protein sequence MNLEEYKKQYKSDQAVGAIAIENRLREVYGTLEPRFYSPQVMSFQGGDDPIDGVAVFDVNGYYHLVSYGMSHLYYSEESVGADFSKWGFEFSFRVKPVKDDNGEDPFWVVQLMNNLGRFVNETKVWFDEYQFLPLGGPIRTDSETDIVGLAFIKDDDLDEIDTPHGKVTFIQMIGLNSEQLKRLEDNSTKEEIMSVIAEIKSVNPKFVCEL
- the trxA gene encoding thioredoxin; the protein is MTFEEIINSDKPVLLDFFATWCGPCQMMGPVLQQVKEELGDDVKILKVDVDKYQDLAARYQVQGVPTFAIFKNGELLWKQSGARPKEQLVTEIKKYI
- a CDS encoding amino acid permease, with amino-acid sequence MKNTEEKELQRGLTNRHIQLIALGGAIGTGLFLGIGPAAVLAGPSVILGYAIAGIIAFFIMRQLGEMVVNEPVSGSFSHFAYKYWGSFAGFASGWNYWILYVLVSMSELTAIGIYVQFWWPEIPLWASSLFFFIIINALNLGSVKMFGEAEFWFSIIKVIAIIAMIIFGAYLLISGTGGEQATIQNLWNNGGFFPKGWLSGNSEGGFSGLFAAMALIMFSFGGLELIGITAAEAKNPEKTIPKATNQVIYRILIFYVGALIILFSLAPWETITDKSSPFVMVFENLNHLKLNIFGNTIDFSKLIANALNIIVLTAALSVYNSSVYSNSRMLYGLAEQGNAPKFLKKLNKNHVPVMAILVSSFFAAICILINKIIPENAFHVLMSLVVSSLVINWIMISITHLKYRKQKNLENTKTLFPSFLYPISNYICLIFLFGILVIMWFTGLKISVELIPVWLIFLYIAYRIVKENKKKNSL
- a CDS encoding ketopantoate reductase family protein, producing the protein MKSIYFLGLGALGAKYAASFYEYNPEIVSVIVDEERKNRYEKSQIFVNDKAYDFNYVTKIEENNYPDYIFLVVKSSHLQQAIEDMRPFVGENTMIVSLMNGISSERVLADHFGWDRVVNAVAYMDAVKVDNRVTFSSIGKIIFGKMDSINHDKLVDLHELMNVAEIPNQLSDDIQKAQWAKYLVNVVGNQLTFLLEFPYGQFRTNQHLEVLMDMISNEVLAVGNAHGVAIGQEEVDRMKSTMKIVDEFGKTSMLQDREAKRYSEVDEFAGEIISLGKQYNIPTPYNEFIYNMVKSIEETY